One segment of Leuconostoc lactis DNA contains the following:
- a CDS encoding peptide ABC transporter substrate-binding protein → MKRKTIIAVGMAVLLIGGYGLYQRGTVKPTPATLKVTVQNPITTLDPNFADDIGSNLAEVQTLQGLYTTDATGQIIPGMAEKIVQPTNNHTVYTLTLKKNQKWSDGTTVTAQDFVSSVKRQVDPASKSTRANHFKDLANYDAIRKQGASIDTLGIQAVNNRTVKITLSHPVPYFNFILANQLYPINPAKVKAYGHKYGQTAETTVSNGPYMIKKWHQSATTWEYVKNPYYAQAKKVHFNTIKTTLVTDATLASKQFLSGNVDEAEISGGILTNLKKHYADEIKSQKKGRMAFIVWNAQDKVAGNTNFKRAVSYAIDRRVLADQALADGSTAAQSIVPSGEVKVHGQDFNAGLTLPNDKAKAQDYLKKAQAEIGEKKLTLTLNTADTDAYRAAGLYLKQSIESTLPDVTVNLNRMPLNAEISAFNNRNFQAGTLSWSTDYNDPIDFLDTAYSDGAINFTKWHDAQYDALIQKINQQPEANDARYQLEQQAAKLNNDLNGVTPLYQVANVHLQKKTIKNLNYPVIGYQSYQYATEK, encoded by the coding sequence ATGAAACGAAAAACAATAATCGCTGTGGGGATGGCTGTGTTGCTGATTGGTGGGTATGGGTTGTACCAACGGGGTACGGTAAAACCAACCCCAGCAACGCTCAAGGTTACGGTACAAAATCCAATTACGACGTTAGATCCAAATTTTGCTGACGACATTGGATCCAATTTGGCTGAAGTACAAACACTACAGGGTTTGTATACGACGGATGCCACGGGCCAAATCATTCCGGGAATGGCCGAAAAGATTGTACAACCGACAAACAATCATACGGTTTATACGTTGACGTTAAAAAAGAACCAGAAATGGTCTGATGGGACAACGGTGACGGCACAAGATTTTGTATCTTCGGTGAAACGACAGGTCGATCCAGCGTCTAAATCAACGCGTGCCAATCATTTTAAAGATTTAGCTAACTATGACGCCATTAGGAAACAGGGTGCTAGTATTGATACTTTAGGAATTCAAGCAGTCAACAATCGTACAGTTAAAATCACGCTGTCGCATCCAGTGCCTTATTTTAATTTTATTTTGGCTAATCAGCTCTATCCGATTAACCCTGCTAAGGTCAAAGCTTACGGGCATAAATACGGCCAAACAGCTGAAACAACGGTTTCTAACGGGCCGTACATGATTAAAAAATGGCACCAATCGGCCACAACTTGGGAATATGTGAAGAATCCGTATTATGCGCAGGCCAAAAAAGTCCATTTTAATACGATCAAAACAACCTTGGTGACCGATGCCACTTTGGCCAGCAAACAATTTTTGTCAGGTAACGTTGATGAAGCAGAAATATCTGGTGGTATTTTGACCAATTTGAAGAAACATTATGCTGACGAGATCAAGTCTCAGAAAAAGGGACGGATGGCCTTCATTGTTTGGAACGCGCAAGATAAAGTAGCAGGGAATACCAATTTCAAACGTGCGGTGAGTTATGCGATTGATCGACGTGTACTAGCCGATCAAGCTTTAGCTGATGGGTCAACTGCGGCGCAGTCCATTGTGCCGAGCGGCGAAGTCAAAGTGCACGGCCAAGACTTTAATGCAGGATTGACGTTACCAAATGATAAGGCAAAAGCGCAAGACTATTTGAAAAAAGCGCAAGCAGAGATCGGCGAGAAAAAACTGACGTTGACACTCAATACGGCTGATACGGATGCCTATCGTGCTGCCGGGCTTTATTTGAAGCAAAGTATTGAAAGCACGTTGCCGGATGTGACCGTTAATCTGAATCGAATGCCGTTAAATGCGGAAATTTCAGCCTTCAACAATCGTAATTTTCAAGCTGGCACATTGAGTTGGTCAACTGATTATAATGATCCGATTGATTTCTTAGATACCGCTTATTCAGACGGCGCGATTAATTTTACAAAATGGCATGATGCCCAATATGACGCCTTGATTCAGAAAATTAATCAACAGCCCGAAGCCAATGATGCGCGTTATCAATTAGAGCAGCAAGCGGCTAAATTGAATAATGACTTGAATGGGGTCACACCGCTATATCAAGTGGCCAATGTACATTTGCAGAAAAAGACGATTAAAAACTTAAATTATCCCGTGATTGGGTACCAAAGTTATCAATATGCAACAGAAAAATAA
- a CDS encoding trans-sulfuration enzyme family protein, whose translation MSDWTDLIQATTAHDPLSGAINTPIQLSSTFHQASFDTFGHFDYARSGNPTRESGEQAIAKLEHGTQGFLFSTGMAAISSVLFTLSSGDHLVVSKHVYGGTFRVLEDILPRWGITHTFVDFSDVAAVTAAITPATKALYIETPSNPVLQITDIAAIVAVAKQHGLLTIADNTFMSPFFQKPLDLGVDIVVHSATKFLAGHSDILAGAVVVKDKQLAERIYFIQNAVGATLGVLDTWLLLRGIKTLGVRMAQSSQSALQLAQHLAQHPSVTRVLYPGLATHPGHTIHTSQATSGGAVLSFDVGSQDNARKVVTALKIPVFSVSLGAVESIVSYPPKMSHAELNQSELSASGITPGLLRFSVGLEDVTDLIADLDHALAQIEV comes from the coding sequence ATGAGTGATTGGACAGATTTAATTCAAGCCACAACAGCACACGACCCGTTGTCTGGGGCGATTAATACCCCGATTCAGCTCAGTTCGACGTTCCATCAAGCGTCATTTGATACGTTTGGGCATTTTGATTATGCGCGTTCTGGTAATCCGACGCGTGAATCAGGCGAGCAAGCAATTGCTAAACTTGAGCACGGGACGCAAGGCTTTTTATTCAGTACGGGGATGGCCGCCATCAGTAGTGTGTTGTTCACCTTGTCATCAGGGGATCATCTTGTCGTCAGCAAGCATGTTTATGGCGGGACGTTTCGTGTCTTGGAAGACATTTTGCCCCGCTGGGGCATTACGCATACTTTCGTTGATTTTAGCGATGTCGCCGCTGTGACCGCAGCGATTACACCAGCCACCAAGGCACTATATATTGAGACGCCGTCCAACCCAGTGTTGCAAATCACAGATATTGCGGCCATTGTCGCTGTGGCAAAACAACATGGGTTGCTGACGATTGCCGATAACACGTTCATGTCGCCATTTTTCCAAAAACCTTTGGACTTAGGCGTGGATATCGTGGTGCATTCAGCAACCAAGTTTCTCGCCGGACATTCTGATATTTTGGCGGGCGCCGTGGTGGTCAAAGACAAGCAGTTGGCTGAGCGGATTTACTTTATTCAAAACGCGGTTGGGGCGACACTAGGTGTGTTAGATACTTGGCTATTATTGCGCGGGATTAAAACGCTTGGGGTGCGGATGGCGCAATCTAGCCAATCGGCATTGCAACTGGCGCAACATCTAGCGCAACATCCAAGCGTCACGCGTGTACTGTATCCAGGACTGGCGACTCATCCAGGCCATACCATTCACACCAGCCAAGCCACCAGTGGGGGCGCGGTGTTGAGTTTTGATGTTGGTAGTCAAGACAACGCCAGAAAAGTGGTCACAGCCTTAAAAATTCCGGTGTTTTCCGTTAGTTTAGGCGCTGTGGAAAGTATTGTGAGTTATCCACCAAAGATGAGCCACGCCGAATTGAATCAATCGGAACTATCAGCCAGTGGGATTACACCAGGGTTGTTGCGGTTTTCCGTGGGACTAGAAGATGTGACGGATCTGATAGCTGATCTCGACCACGCATTAGCACAAATTGAAGTATAA
- a CDS encoding 5-methyltetrahydropteroyltriglutamate--homocysteine S-methyltransferase encodes MTQTQQKIGFQHVGSFLRPDALKQARAAFANGQVTADELTATEDAAITTLVAQQVAAGLDVVTDGEFRRSYWHLDNFWGFEGVERFKFGEGYQFAHEETRDDSAHLTGPLGFDATAHPLIREFKFLKEIADHYGVAAKATLPSPAQFFAELVRGQNAERVHRFYTNDADFHTAIQRVYHDEILALYDAGARTIQLDDCTWGMLVDPHFGVLMAGSGISVAELKTLYLTLNNGALAGLPDDLVINTHVCRGNYHSDWAASGGYDLVADELLGQENVANYFLEYDSDRAGGFAPLAKVSGDKRVVLGLITTKTGELEDKQVIIDRIYEAVQYLPLERLWLSTQCGFASTEEGNLLTEDQQWAKLALVRDILTQVWGYKA; translated from the coding sequence ATGACACAAACACAACAAAAAATTGGTTTTCAACACGTCGGGTCGTTTTTACGGCCTGATGCACTGAAACAAGCGCGGGCAGCATTTGCCAACGGCCAGGTAACGGCTGACGAATTAACCGCAACTGAAGACGCGGCGATCACCACTTTGGTGGCCCAACAAGTGGCGGCCGGTTTGGATGTCGTCACAGACGGTGAATTCCGGCGCTCATATTGGCATCTTGATAACTTTTGGGGATTTGAAGGCGTTGAACGGTTTAAATTTGGCGAAGGGTATCAATTTGCCCATGAAGAAACGCGAGACGATTCGGCCCACCTCACCGGTCCGCTGGGTTTTGATGCGACAGCGCATCCGCTTATTCGTGAATTTAAGTTTCTCAAAGAAATTGCTGATCACTATGGTGTCGCGGCCAAAGCGACGCTCCCGTCGCCAGCGCAATTCTTTGCGGAATTAGTGCGTGGCCAAAATGCGGAACGTGTCCACCGGTTTTATACCAATGATGCTGACTTTCATACGGCCATTCAGCGGGTATATCATGACGAAATTTTAGCACTTTATGATGCCGGTGCGCGCACCATTCAACTCGATGACTGTACTTGGGGGATGCTCGTGGATCCACATTTCGGCGTGCTGATGGCTGGTAGCGGGATTAGTGTGGCCGAGTTAAAGACACTTTATTTAACCCTTAATAATGGGGCATTAGCCGGTTTACCGGATGATTTGGTGATTAATACGCATGTTTGTCGTGGGAACTATCATTCTGACTGGGCGGCGAGTGGTGGCTATGATCTGGTGGCTGATGAACTTTTGGGTCAGGAAAATGTGGCGAACTACTTTTTAGAGTATGATTCTGACCGCGCAGGTGGTTTTGCACCACTAGCCAAGGTTTCTGGTGATAAACGGGTTGTGCTGGGACTCATCACAACGAAAACGGGTGAACTTGAAGATAAACAGGTGATTATTGACCGCATTTATGAGGCGGTGCAGTATTTACCATTAGAGCGTTTGTGGTTATCGACCCAATGTGGCTTTGCGTCAACTGAGGAAGGTAACTTGCTGACAGAAGACCAGCAATGGGCGAAACTCGCGCTTGTGCGCGATATTTTAACGCAAGTCTGGGGCTATAAAGCATAA
- a CDS encoding APC family permease, whose amino-acid sequence MFQYIKKIIIGKPLKTLDEGGQSLSKTKALALLSSDALSSVAYGTESITAALVAAGAVALWLQLPIALLVLILLAAIVLSYRQIIHAYPSGGGAYAVASENWGAKAGLVAGGSLLVDYMLTVAVSASAASDAITAAIPMLNPYVVPLSIFVVVLLTGMNLRGLRESANFLMFPVYFFIIVLAIMIIWGVFQAATGQLPYHAAARVGTSFSGLSLVLFMRAFSSGSSSLTGVEAISNAVPNFRAPKERHAATTLTLMALILATFFGGITFLSYWYGIVPNSHSTVLSQIAAKTFGGHNMGFYIIQLATALILAVAANTGFSAFPMLALNLARDKYLPHLYMDKGDRLGYSNGILSLAFGAIILLLIFHGSTDALIPLYAVGVFVPFTLSQSGMIIHWWRQKPTRWVLKALINFVGAFISAVLVVTLFATRIEHVWPYLLIMPIIMYMFLKIKHHYTSIARQLRLAYAKNSHAVRHHYDGATVIVLVSNITKVTTEAIDYALSIGDYVVAMHVSFDVNPKKELETSTQFKLDFPDVRYVDIHSSYRSIVKPATSFVDAVVKQAEKRNHSVTVLVPQFVPKKPWQNILHNQNSLRLRTAFAARTDISVSTYYYHLSE is encoded by the coding sequence ATGTTTCAATACATTAAGAAGATCATCATCGGCAAACCACTCAAAACGTTAGATGAGGGTGGCCAGTCATTGTCGAAAACTAAAGCGTTAGCGCTGTTGTCATCTGATGCTTTGTCATCAGTGGCCTATGGTACGGAATCTATTACGGCCGCTTTGGTCGCTGCGGGTGCCGTAGCGCTGTGGTTGCAACTGCCCATTGCGCTACTAGTTTTGATTTTGTTGGCAGCTATTGTCTTGAGCTATCGGCAAATTATCCATGCGTACCCTTCAGGCGGTGGTGCTTATGCTGTTGCCAGTGAAAACTGGGGGGCGAAAGCGGGATTAGTCGCCGGCGGTTCGTTACTGGTTGACTATATGTTAACGGTTGCCGTATCAGCATCAGCGGCATCCGACGCCATCACTGCAGCGATTCCAATGTTAAATCCCTATGTGGTACCGCTCTCGATTTTCGTGGTCGTGTTACTGACTGGTATGAATTTACGTGGTTTGCGAGAAAGTGCGAACTTCCTGATGTTTCCCGTCTACTTTTTCATCATTGTCTTAGCAATCATGATTATCTGGGGTGTGTTTCAGGCAGCCACTGGCCAATTGCCGTATCATGCTGCGGCACGTGTGGGAACTAGTTTTTCCGGCCTATCATTAGTCTTGTTTATGCGTGCCTTTTCAAGTGGTTCGTCATCTTTGACAGGTGTGGAAGCTATTTCTAACGCAGTGCCAAATTTTCGGGCACCAAAAGAACGGCATGCGGCGACAACGCTCACATTAATGGCGCTGATTTTAGCGACATTCTTTGGCGGCATCACGTTTTTGAGTTACTGGTATGGCATTGTACCCAATAGTCATTCAACAGTTTTGTCCCAAATTGCTGCCAAAACATTTGGTGGGCATAATATGGGCTTTTACATTATTCAATTGGCCACGGCTTTGATCCTAGCTGTGGCGGCCAATACAGGCTTTTCGGCTTTTCCAATGTTGGCATTGAATTTGGCCCGCGATAAATATCTACCACATCTCTACATGGATAAAGGCGATCGCCTCGGTTATTCTAACGGTATCTTATCACTGGCTTTTGGCGCGATTATTTTGTTGCTGATTTTCCATGGTTCCACGGATGCGTTGATTCCGTTGTATGCGGTCGGCGTGTTTGTACCGTTTACCCTGTCACAGTCGGGGATGATTATTCATTGGTGGCGGCAGAAGCCAACGCGCTGGGTATTAAAAGCCTTGATCAATTTTGTTGGGGCATTTATCTCAGCGGTGTTGGTGGTCACGTTGTTTGCCACACGGATTGAACATGTTTGGCCATATCTTTTGATTATGCCCATTATCATGTACATGTTCCTAAAAATTAAGCACCACTATACGAGTATTGCGCGTCAACTGCGTTTAGCCTATGCGAAAAATTCACATGCTGTGCGGCACCATTATGATGGGGCGACTGTCATTGTTTTGGTATCAAATATTACCAAAGTCACGACCGAAGCGATCGATTATGCGCTATCAATTGGCGATTATGTGGTGGCGATGCACGTGAGTTTTGATGTGAATCCGAAAAAAGAATTGGAAACATCAACGCAGTTCAAGCTGGATTTCCCAGATGTCCGCTATGTGGATATTCATTCGTCGTACCGCTCAATTGTTAAGCCAGCCACTAGTTTCGTGGATGCGGTGGTGAAACAAGCGGAAAAGCGCAATCATTCAGTCACGGTTTTGGTCCCACAATTTGTGCCCAAAAAACCTTGGCAAAATATTTTGCATAACCAGAACTCATTACGTCTGCGTACGGCGTTTGCCGCACGGACAGATATTTCAGTCTCAACCTATTATTATCACCTATCAGAATAG
- a CDS encoding MetQ/NlpA family ABC transporter substrate-binding protein codes for MRKKTWIGLILASILVVGITWATVKQRPTNIITVGSVTSDADIWRHLAQSKQAKQLHLKIQVKEFTDGQALNVATAQGQVDVNAFQSYGYFDAFNKASKVGKLANLGTTYLEPMGIYSSHYRTLKDLPDGATIAIAKDLADEARGLKLLADNGLLTLAPGFGALDGLEKITSNPKHFKFQEIDDTTGGRVVKDPKIAAVLMSNSISQASGLNVLKDALAYEHVNGHTRANINILATATKSQNNPTYRKLLTLYHDKASQAYIAAKYHGTKTEVNKPISYFKGEK; via the coding sequence ATGCGTAAAAAAACTTGGATTGGGCTTATTTTAGCGAGTATACTGGTCGTAGGAATCACTTGGGCAACCGTTAAGCAGCGACCAACCAATATCATAACGGTAGGATCGGTGACCAGCGATGCCGATATTTGGCGCCATTTAGCGCAGAGCAAGCAAGCGAAACAATTACATCTTAAGATTCAGGTAAAAGAATTTACAGATGGGCAAGCATTGAATGTGGCCACGGCACAGGGTCAGGTTGATGTGAATGCGTTCCAAAGTTATGGCTACTTTGACGCCTTTAACAAAGCCAGTAAAGTGGGGAAGCTAGCGAATCTGGGTACGACATATCTTGAACCGATGGGGATTTATTCGAGTCACTACCGGACGCTTAAAGACTTGCCCGATGGGGCAACGATTGCCATTGCCAAAGATTTGGCAGATGAAGCACGTGGGTTAAAGCTCTTGGCTGATAATGGCTTATTGACACTGGCACCTGGGTTTGGCGCGTTAGATGGCTTAGAAAAAATCACCAGTAACCCCAAGCATTTTAAGTTTCAAGAAATTGATGACACCACTGGCGGCCGTGTTGTTAAAGATCCAAAAATTGCGGCCGTCTTGATGTCTAATTCTATTTCACAAGCCAGTGGTTTGAATGTGTTAAAAGATGCGCTGGCTTATGAACATGTCAACGGCCATACGCGGGCGAATATCAACATTTTAGCCACCGCTACAAAAAGCCAAAACAATCCAACTTATCGGAAGTTATTGACGCTTTATCATGACAAAGCCTCGCAAGCCTATATTGCTGCGAAGTATCATGGCACCAAAACAGAAGTGAACAAACCAATCAGTTATTTTAAAGGAGAAAAATAA
- a CDS encoding type 1 glutamine amidotransferase, whose product MTEYQLNVAHLYGNLMNTYGDYGNIIALTYYAKQIGVAVDYQLVSLGDEFDAQAFDFVLFGGGQDYEETIVAEDLPTKATAIKQYIENDGPLLAVCGGFQLLGHYMVMADGTRVDGIGVMDHYTTNMYDDQLTVLSGKRLTGNVVIENNDTGEKYHGFENHQGRTFLGEGERALGTVISGNGNNGMDKTEGVIYRNVYGSYFHGPIFTRNGNLAKRVLATALQRKYPDVDWQARLDAVPTESF is encoded by the coding sequence ATGACCGAATACCAACTCAACGTTGCGCACCTTTATGGTAATCTAATGAACACCTATGGTGATTATGGCAACATCATTGCCCTCACTTACTATGCCAAGCAAATTGGCGTTGCTGTTGATTATCAATTGGTTTCACTTGGCGACGAATTTGATGCCCAAGCCTTTGATTTTGTCTTGTTTGGTGGCGGACAAGATTACGAAGAAACGATTGTCGCCGAAGATTTACCTACAAAGGCAACAGCCATCAAGCAGTACATCGAAAACGATGGCCCACTGCTGGCTGTTTGTGGTGGTTTCCAATTACTCGGTCATTATATGGTGATGGCTGACGGTACGCGTGTCGATGGCATTGGCGTTATGGATCATTATACGACCAATATGTATGATGACCAATTAACAGTATTATCTGGCAAGCGCCTAACCGGTAACGTTGTGATTGAAAATAACGACACTGGTGAAAAATACCATGGGTTTGAAAACCACCAAGGTCGTACATTCCTCGGCGAAGGTGAACGTGCTTTGGGGACTGTTATTTCTGGTAATGGTAATAATGGTATGGACAAAACCGAAGGTGTGATTTATCGTAACGTTTATGGCTCATACTTCCACGGCCCAATCTTTACGCGTAATGGGAATTTAGCTAAGCGCGTTCTTGCAACAGCTTTGCAACGTAAATATCCTGACGTTGATTGGCAAGCCCGATTGGACGCAGTTCCAACTGAAAGTTTCTAA
- a CDS encoding S-ribosylhomocysteine lyase, which yields MSETVVESFTLDHTKVKAPYVRVIETQAGPQGGQITNYDLRLTQPNETAIETGGLHTLEHLFAGLVRDEIDGIIDISPFGCRTGFHVISWVDYDAETLAKVFKKVLEKIVSDDVTEVPAAEIQSCGNFKDHSLHSAKAWAAIILEQGISSDAFERQVV from the coding sequence ATGTCAGAAACAGTTGTTGAAAGTTTTACGCTTGACCACACCAAGGTCAAAGCCCCATATGTGCGCGTGATTGAAACCCAAGCTGGCCCACAAGGTGGTCAGATTACGAATTATGATTTACGGCTCACCCAGCCAAACGAAACGGCGATTGAAACTGGTGGTTTGCACACACTAGAACACCTCTTTGCTGGACTCGTACGTGATGAAATTGATGGGATTATTGATATCTCACCATTTGGCTGCCGGACAGGGTTTCATGTCATTTCTTGGGTAGATTATGATGCCGAAACTTTGGCTAAAGTCTTCAAAAAGGTCCTAGAAAAGATTGTCAGTGATGACGTGACAGAGGTGCCGGCAGCTGAAATTCAAAGTTGTGGGAACTTTAAGGATCATAGTCTACATTCTGCCAAAGCTTGGGCAGCGATTATTCTTGAGCAAGGCATTTCAAGTGATGCCTTTGAACGACAAGTCGTGTAA
- a CDS encoding gamma-glutamyl-gamma-aminobutyrate hydrolase family protein, giving the protein MKKIGIAGNHAIHPNPKFGTNYVNYIQKNYTAALTEAGALVMILPISAPELAADYVASIDALVLAGGQDVTPDYYGEEPIPAIGEIDRYRDAFEFALFAEAVRVGKPVFGICRGAQVINVGLGGTLYQDLATQYEQLRVKHDQYPTKWSTPTHRLVWQRDNWLTPIVAPDALVNSFHHQAVKTLAPSLTLDATSSDGVVEAFSDETRHIYAVQWHPEMLRMTDDAVQAVFDAFVAKVENV; this is encoded by the coding sequence ATGAAAAAGATTGGGATTGCTGGGAACCACGCCATTCATCCGAACCCGAAATTTGGGACGAATTATGTGAACTATATTCAAAAAAATTATACTGCTGCCCTGACAGAAGCAGGGGCACTGGTGATGATTCTACCAATTAGTGCCCCAGAACTGGCGGCTGACTATGTAGCAAGTATCGATGCCTTGGTGTTAGCGGGTGGGCAAGATGTGACGCCAGATTATTACGGCGAAGAACCAATCCCAGCTATCGGTGAAATTGACCGTTATCGCGATGCGTTTGAATTTGCCTTGTTTGCCGAAGCCGTGCGAGTGGGCAAGCCCGTCTTTGGCATTTGCCGCGGGGCGCAGGTGATTAATGTGGGACTTGGTGGCACGCTTTATCAAGATTTGGCCACCCAATATGAACAACTTCGCGTGAAGCATGATCAATACCCAACGAAGTGGTCCACGCCAACACATCGCTTGGTTTGGCAACGCGATAATTGGTTAACACCGATCGTAGCGCCTGATGCGTTAGTGAACTCTTTTCATCATCAAGCAGTGAAAACATTGGCACCATCCCTAACTTTGGATGCGACCAGTTCGGATGGCGTTGTTGAAGCCTTTTCAGATGAGACACGACATATCTATGCTGTGCAATGGCATCCGGAAATGCTCCGTATGACAGATGATGCTGTGCAAGCCGTTTTTGATGCCTTTGTTGCAAAAGTTGAAAACGTCTAA
- a CDS encoding vitamin B12 independent methionine synthase, which yields MTTARKLQYHFDQVGSYLRPDALKTAREQYAKGEITKAALLQVQHAAIKDLVDAQVAAGLSAVTDGEFNRSWWHLDFLGQLGGFEFYDQETSYKFHGEKTRSTNIRLNGPVHANLNHPFFDDFKYLQSLVPEGVEPKVTIPSPSLIINRDQRSDGWSDYYPTWQAFLDDLAQAYHDTLQHFYDLGARYIQLDDTTWAYLIAQLNANADDPDARAPFEQTAQDDVYVINQALAGLPDDLKLSTHICRGNFKSTYLFEGGYEPVAKYLGQLNYDAFFLEYDNERSGDFGPLADIYNGRPNVEIVLGLFTSKSADLEAVDDVVARINEAAQYVPKAQLALSTQCGFSSTEEGNILTIPDQWRKLALIKTIADQELATV from the coding sequence ATGACAACAGCTCGGAAATTACAGTACCATTTTGATCAAGTCGGGTCTTACTTGCGGCCAGACGCGTTGAAAACAGCTCGCGAGCAATACGCCAAGGGCGAAATCACCAAAGCAGCACTTTTGCAGGTGCAGCATGCCGCGATTAAAGATTTAGTCGACGCACAAGTAGCAGCCGGTTTGTCGGCAGTGACAGATGGTGAATTTAACCGGTCATGGTGGCATTTAGACTTTCTGGGACAACTCGGAGGGTTTGAATTTTATGATCAGGAAACATCATATAAATTTCACGGTGAAAAGACCCGTTCGACAAACATTCGCCTCAACGGTCCAGTGCATGCGAATTTGAATCATCCGTTTTTTGATGATTTTAAATACCTCCAATCGCTTGTACCTGAAGGTGTGGAACCGAAAGTCACGATTCCGTCACCAAGTCTCATCATTAATCGCGATCAACGCTCAGATGGCTGGTCAGATTACTATCCAACGTGGCAAGCGTTTTTGGACGATTTGGCACAAGCCTATCATGATACGCTCCAACATTTCTATGACTTGGGGGCACGTTACATACAATTGGATGATACAACTTGGGCCTACCTCATTGCCCAATTGAATGCCAATGCAGATGATCCGGATGCACGGGCGCCGTTTGAGCAAACAGCGCAAGATGATGTCTATGTCATTAACCAAGCATTGGCCGGCTTACCAGACGACTTGAAGCTATCCACCCATATTTGCCGCGGTAACTTTAAATCGACATATTTGTTTGAAGGGGGTTATGAACCCGTTGCCAAATATTTGGGCCAGTTAAATTACGATGCGTTCTTCCTCGAATATGACAATGAACGTTCCGGTGACTTTGGACCGTTGGCAGATATTTATAATGGGCGACCAAATGTTGAAATTGTGTTGGGCTTATTCACCTCTAAATCAGCAGATTTAGAAGCCGTTGACGATGTCGTCGCTCGGATTAACGAAGCAGCGCAATACGTGCCCAAAGCGCAACTTGCCTTATCAACACAATGTGGTTTTTCGTCAACCGAAGAAGGCAATATCTTAACGATTCCAGATCAGTGGCGTAAGTTAGCGTTGATTAAAACGATTGCCGATCAAGAACTGGCGACTGTTTAA